From the genome of Pukyongia salina, one region includes:
- a CDS encoding ABC transporter permease, producing the protein MAWRDAKASRVRLLLFMASIILGISAVVAIQLFSANLTDTIKLQSKNLMGADYIIDTRQEPTQRAQAIIDSLQPGAREVNFVSMIAFPKNGGTKLVRVRGLDGAFPFYGTITTEPATAAASYQDVGGALVDATLMLQFNIQPGDSIKVGEITLPIAASLKAIPGSSAVSTSVAPPVIIPYRFIDDTELLQFGSRKEYQFFFKASDTLNLQAFEDIIDPQLDMENADLDTHTSTSRRLGRRYENVGKFLNLAAFIALLLGCIGIASSVHIYIKEKLSAIAILKCLGASRKQSFLIFLIQISGIGIIGGLIGSAIGVGLQELFPYILKDFLPFEMVITISAQPILIGVLLGFYMSVLFALLPLLYTWYVSPLKVLRIDDEAQHPRILRTLVFIVILIFLFLFSYWLLKDASYALAFVAGSVVTFVVLAVVANFGMKLVRRFFPKNWGYTARQGLLNLYRPNNQTVVLVLAIGLGTFLISTLYFTKDILLAKTEVGQNPENANIIILDVQAAQRDAVVAQLEKNDLPVMDNIPLVTMRMHSIKGKLVNELQQDSTRQVREWILHHEFRTTYRDSLIDSEELIEGEWTPELNTEDPVVISISDNLAQDARVTIGDTIVFNVQGVLMETTVGSIRQVDWGRLQLNFSIVFPKGVLEEAPQFNVITTAAPNEQSSARLQRELVAGFPNVSILDLRQVFTIIEDILEKVSLVINFMAFFSIITGLIVLIGSVRTSKYQRVKESVLLRTLGAKNRQLVRIAALEYLFLGLLGSLVGILLALLSGLCLALYVFNEPFRPSIMPFVLFLPGVTLIVMAIGLSNIRGVLKSSPLEVLRREV; encoded by the coding sequence ATGGCATGGCGCGACGCTAAGGCGAGTAGAGTGAGACTACTGCTATTCATGGCGTCCATCATTCTGGGAATTTCGGCCGTTGTGGCCATACAACTGTTTAGTGCCAATCTTACCGACACCATTAAGCTGCAATCGAAAAATCTGATGGGAGCCGATTATATTATCGATACCCGGCAGGAACCCACCCAGCGCGCACAGGCTATTATAGATTCGCTACAACCGGGTGCCAGGGAGGTAAATTTTGTGTCGATGATCGCCTTCCCGAAAAACGGAGGTACTAAATTGGTACGAGTACGTGGTCTGGATGGCGCCTTTCCCTTTTATGGAACCATTACCACCGAACCGGCAACCGCTGCGGCCAGCTATCAGGATGTAGGTGGTGCCTTGGTAGATGCAACCCTGATGTTACAATTTAACATCCAACCGGGAGATTCTATCAAAGTAGGGGAGATCACACTCCCAATTGCGGCTTCTTTAAAGGCAATTCCGGGGAGTTCGGCGGTTTCTACCTCGGTGGCACCTCCGGTGATCATCCCGTATCGCTTTATAGACGACACAGAACTTTTACAATTTGGAAGTAGAAAAGAGTATCAGTTCTTTTTTAAGGCATCGGATACGCTGAACCTGCAGGCCTTTGAAGACATAATAGATCCGCAACTGGATATGGAAAACGCCGACCTGGATACGCATACAAGTACCAGCAGGCGTCTAGGAAGACGATACGAGAATGTTGGGAAGTTTCTTAATCTGGCGGCTTTTATTGCCCTTTTACTGGGGTGTATAGGTATAGCCAGTTCGGTACATATCTATATAAAAGAAAAACTAAGTGCTATCGCCATCTTAAAATGCCTCGGCGCTTCGAGGAAACAGAGTTTTTTGATCTTCCTTATACAGATCTCGGGAATTGGAATAATTGGCGGACTTATAGGATCTGCAATAGGGGTTGGGTTGCAGGAGTTGTTTCCATATATTCTCAAAGATTTTCTGCCCTTCGAAATGGTGATCACCATTTCGGCACAACCCATCCTTATTGGTGTACTGTTAGGATTTTACATGTCGGTACTATTTGCCCTCCTTCCACTTCTGTACACCTGGTACGTGTCCCCTTTGAAAGTATTACGTATCGATGATGAAGCCCAGCATCCACGTATTTTAAGGACCCTGGTTTTTATCGTTATATTAATTTTTCTCTTCTTGTTTTCATATTGGCTGCTAAAGGATGCCTCCTATGCTCTGGCTTTTGTGGCGGGATCTGTGGTAACTTTTGTGGTGCTCGCTGTGGTGGCTAACTTTGGGATGAAGTTGGTACGAAGGTTCTTTCCTAAAAATTGGGGTTATACGGCCAGACAAGGCTTGCTAAATCTTTACCGCCCCAATAACCAGACAGTAGTCCTGGTGCTCGCAATAGGATTAGGAACGTTTTTAATAAGTACGCTTTATTTTACAAAAGACATACTCCTGGCCAAAACAGAAGTAGGTCAGAATCCCGAGAACGCCAACATCATCATCCTGGACGTGCAGGCTGCCCAACGTGATGCCGTGGTTGCGCAATTGGAGAAGAACGATCTTCCTGTGATGGATAATATCCCCCTGGTAACCATGCGGATGCACAGCATAAAGGGAAAGCTGGTAAATGAGTTACAACAGGACAGCACCCGACAGGTAAGAGAGTGGATCCTCCATCATGAATTCCGGACCACTTATAGAGATAGTTTGATCGATTCGGAAGAACTAATAGAAGGGGAGTGGACCCCCGAATTGAATACTGAGGATCCTGTGGTGATCTCTATATCTGATAACCTGGCTCAGGATGCCCGGGTAACAATAGGAGACACTATCGTATTTAATGTACAAGGCGTATTGATGGAAACTACAGTAGGAAGTATTCGGCAAGTGGACTGGGGTCGCTTACAACTTAATTTTTCCATTGTATTCCCCAAAGGAGTACTGGAGGAAGCCCCGCAGTTTAATGTGATCACCACTGCTGCTCCCAATGAGCAAAGCTCGGCCAGACTACAGCGAGAGCTAGTGGCAGGCTTCCCTAATGTATCAATTTTAGACCTCCGGCAGGTCTTTACCATTATTGAGGATATTCTGGAGAAGGTATCGCTGGTGATCAATTTCATGGCCTTTTTTAGTATTATCACCGGGTTGATCGTTCTCATTGGTTCGGTTCGCACCAGCAAATATCAACGTGTAAAAGAAAGTGTACTGCTACGCACCCTTGGCGCTAAGAATAGACAATTAGTACGGATCGCGGCCCTGGAATATCTATTCTTAGGATTATTAGGAAGTCTGGTAGGGATCCTGCTGGCCTTACTTAGCGGCCTTTGTTTGGCGCTCTATGTTTTTAACGAACCCTTTAGGCCGTCTATCATGCCATTCGTGCTGTTCTTACCCGGAGTTACTCTTATTGTTATGGCAATAGGATTGAGCAATATCCGTGGTGTTTTAAAAAGTTCTCCGCTGGAGGTGTTACGGCGGGAGGTGTAA
- a CDS encoding ABC transporter ATP-binding protein produces MSKILKITGLEKQYTSGDKQLTVLKDISFEVEKGQTFAIVGPSGSGKTTLLGLCAGLDQPDAGRVELCGYDLDSLNEDERAALRNKEVGFIFQNFQLLPTLTALENVSVPLELQGAKDAMKKSRELLEKVGLGDRVHHFPSQLSGGEQQRVALARAFSNSPSILFADEPTGNLDEETGEKVIRLLFNLNKEAGTTLVIISHDLDLANRTQQILRLKGGQIYSNQSTLIA; encoded by the coding sequence ATGTCAAAGATATTAAAGATAACCGGTCTGGAGAAGCAGTATACCAGCGGCGATAAACAATTAACAGTATTAAAGGATATTTCCTTCGAAGTAGAGAAGGGGCAAACCTTTGCTATTGTTGGCCCTTCAGGTAGTGGAAAGACCACCTTACTGGGATTATGCGCCGGCCTTGACCAGCCTGATGCCGGGCGGGTGGAACTTTGTGGCTACGACCTCGATTCCCTCAATGAAGACGAAAGAGCTGCTTTGCGAAACAAAGAAGTAGGGTTTATTTTTCAGAATTTTCAACTATTACCAACATTAACCGCCCTGGAGAATGTGAGTGTTCCCCTGGAGTTGCAAGGGGCCAAAGACGCCATGAAAAAAAGCAGGGAACTACTGGAAAAAGTAGGCCTGGGAGATCGAGTGCATCATTTCCCATCGCAGTTGTCCGGAGGGGAACAGCAACGTGTTGCACTGGCAAGAGCATTTTCGAACAGCCCGTCTATACTTTTTGCCGATGAACCTACGGGCAACCTGGATGAAGAGACAGGAGAGAAGGTAATTCGTTTGCTATTCAACCTGAATAAAGAAGCCGGCACCACCCTGGTGATCATTTCTCACGATCTCGACCTGGCAAATAGAACCCAGCAAATATTGCGTTTAAAAGGCGGACAAATATATAGTAATCAATCAACGCTGATCGCTTAA
- a CDS encoding arylesterase, which produces MPENKHLHLNSVASQAPIIIKFCYFILAILLIGCGNEKNAEKAMEENSDTEETTVVSENSKSKTILCFGDSITAGYGLDDSNEAYPALLQKKIDSLELNYTVINSGLSGETTAGGRSRLSWVMKQKVDIFLLELGGNDGLRGIPLTETKANLKAIIETIQTESPNTRIILAGMELPPNMGKDYTTEFRELFAEIASQYDVAFIPFILKDVGGIKALNQNDGIHPTAEGHKIVANTVWEVLRPMVAN; this is translated from the coding sequence ATGCCTGAAAATAAACATTTGCATTTAAATTCTGTTGCTTCTCAAGCGCCTATTATCATAAAGTTTTGTTATTTCATTTTAGCTATACTGCTTATAGGGTGCGGCAATGAGAAAAATGCGGAAAAGGCCATGGAAGAAAATTCAGACACAGAGGAAACAACGGTAGTTTCGGAAAACAGCAAATCTAAAACCATTCTATGTTTTGGCGACAGTATTACAGCGGGCTACGGACTGGACGACAGCAATGAGGCATACCCTGCACTACTTCAGAAAAAAATAGACAGCCTAGAACTTAATTATACAGTGATCAATTCGGGCTTAAGTGGGGAAACCACGGCTGGAGGAAGAAGTAGGCTAAGCTGGGTGATGAAGCAGAAAGTGGATATTTTTCTGCTGGAATTAGGCGGCAACGATGGCCTTAGAGGGATTCCGCTTACAGAGACCAAAGCTAATCTAAAAGCGATCATAGAAACGATTCAAACCGAGAGCCCTAATACTCGTATCATCCTGGCAGGGATGGAATTACCTCCCAATATGGGGAAAGATTATACAACGGAGTTTCGCGAACTTTTTGCTGAAATAGCCTCTCAATACGATGTCGCTTTCATTCCCTTTATTCTGAAAGATGTGGGTGGTATAAAGGCCTTGAATCAAAATGACGGGATCCATCCTACAGCCGAAGGGCATAAGATCGTCGCCAATACAGTTTGGGAAGTTCTGCGGCCGATGGTCGCAAACTAA